One Cuculus canorus isolate bCucCan1 chromosome 34, bCucCan1.pri, whole genome shotgun sequence genomic region harbors:
- the LOC128849827 gene encoding putative nuclease HARBI1, whose amino-acid sequence MSEAVLLLRRVRDGSVDASSSSTSASSPSPRRKRSRRRRFYPEHRVYRARCSFLDLSEEQVLRRYRLDKAAIAALCRELGADLESLTGRSHALPVAVKVTSALTFLASGSFQTATRHSTGISQSAMSNCLAQFLEALQRRATRYIAFPNAVEAAVAVTPTGTFPGVLGLVGGMHVALRAPSENEPAYRNAANYHSINMQVVCDAAGAITNVVAKFPGSCPNAAVLENSAVARLMEGARPHGAWLLGDHSYPLKPWLLTPILGARGGPEGRYNALHRQALAPLRRTLALLRLRFRCLDRSRAGGGLQYAPPKVCQIFLACCILHNIALRRRMPLELPDGCAPHEGPPQDPHPGHGSSEARAVRARVVQQVRDGLA is encoded by the exons ATGTCGGAGGCGGTGCTGCTGCTGCGCCGGGTGCGTGATGGCAGCGTGGacgcctcctcctcctccacctccgcCTCCTCCCCGTCTCCTCGCCGCAagcgcagccgccgccgccgcttcTACCCCGAGCACCGCGTGTACCGCGCGCGCTGCTCCTTCCTGGACCTGAGCGAGGAGCAAGTGCTGCGGCGCTACCGCCTCGACAAAGCCGCCATCGCCGCCCTGTGCCGCGAGCTGGGCGCCGACCTCGAGAGCCTGACGGGCCGCAGCCACGCCCTGCCCGTGGCCGTCAAAGTCACCTCGGCCCTCACCTTCTTGGCTTCCGGCTCTTTCCAAACGGCCACGCGCCACTCCACCGGCATCAGCCAATCCGCCATGTCCAACTGCTTGGCGCAGTTCCTGGAAGCGCTGCAGCGCCGCGCCACGCGTTACATCGCTTTCCCCAACGCCGTCGAAGCCGCCGTCGCCGTCACTCCCACCGGAACGTTTCCCGGcgttttgggtttggttggcGGCATGCACGTGGCGCTGCGTGCGCCGTCGGAGAACGAGCCGGCTTACCGTAACGCCGCCAACTACCACTCCATCAACATGCAGGTGGTGTGCGACGCCGCCGGCGCCATCACCAACGTCGTGGCTAAATTCCCCGGGTCGTGTCCCAACGCCGCCGTCCTGGAGAACTCGGCCGTGGCGCGGCTGATGGAGGGAGCGCGGCCGCACGGCGCCTGGCTGCTGG gtGACCACTCGTACCCCCTGAAGCCGTGGCTGCTGACGCCCATTTTGGGGGCGCGGGGGGGCCCCGAAGGCCGCTATAACGCCCTCCACCGCCAGGCCTTGGCTCCCCTTCGCCGGACCCTCGCTCTCCTCCGCCTTCGCTTCCGCTGCCTCGACCGCTCTCGCGCCGGGGGGGGGCTCCAATACGCCCCCCCAAAAGTCTGCCAGATCTTCTTGGCCTGCTGCATCCTCCACAACATCGCCCTGCGCCGACGTATGCCCCTCGAGCTCCCCGACGGCTGCGCGCCCCACGAAGggcccccccaggacccccaccCCGGGCACGGCTCCAGCGAGGCTCGGGCCGTCCGCGCCCGCGTCGTCCAGCAAGTGAGGGACGGCTTGGCGTGA